The following proteins are co-located in the Sporosarcina pasteurii genome:
- the hypD gene encoding hydrogenase formation protein HypD has translation MPKMEPFTETDLIYELVEAVIDLAKRFKEEKGRIPVFMEVCGSHTMALTKTGIKARLRDYIHLISGPGCPVCVTDQKSIDAMIQLSEEPNTILCTFGDMMRVPGSKSTLMEEKTSGKDIRVIYSPLDSIKIAEENPEKEVVFLGIGFETTIPILALTIRQAERKNIKNYSIWMTTKLIEPVLSTMLQSGEVKVDGFLLPGHVAVVTGKQSYHFLVEKFAISGVITGFEPIELLSGIYKLIQLHLEKKVDVLNEYTHVVSDKGNIVAQKLIEEYLETDDVEWRGIGVIHESGLVLKGQYAQYDAKRKFNIPLGEPTQTNCRCGEVVQGLIAPEACRFFNNGCTPTQPLGPCMVSSEGTCAAHYQFMKEVSP, from the coding sequence ATGCCGAAAATGGAACCATTTACTGAAACGGATTTAATTTATGAATTAGTTGAAGCGGTGATCGATTTAGCGAAGAGATTTAAAGAAGAAAAAGGGAGAATCCCGGTATTCATGGAGGTATGTGGCTCCCATACGATGGCATTAACCAAAACAGGCATAAAGGCTAGGTTGCGTGATTATATTCATCTAATTTCCGGTCCAGGATGTCCAGTTTGCGTCACCGATCAAAAATCCATCGATGCGATGATTCAGTTGTCAGAGGAGCCTAACACGATACTTTGTACATTTGGCGACATGATGCGTGTACCAGGTTCTAAGTCCACCTTGATGGAGGAAAAGACATCCGGTAAGGATATAAGAGTGATTTATTCTCCATTAGATAGTATAAAAATAGCAGAAGAAAATCCGGAAAAGGAAGTTGTCTTTTTAGGGATTGGATTCGAAACGACAATTCCAATTCTTGCTCTTACGATTCGCCAAGCCGAGAGAAAAAACATAAAAAACTACTCGATTTGGATGACAACAAAATTAATTGAACCTGTATTAAGTACGATGCTTCAATCGGGAGAAGTAAAAGTTGATGGCTTTCTTTTGCCTGGCCATGTTGCTGTCGTTACAGGAAAGCAAAGTTATCATTTTTTAGTTGAAAAGTTCGCTATTTCAGGAGTCATTACCGGTTTTGAACCGATTGAATTGCTTAGTGGAATTTACAAGCTTATTCAACTTCACTTGGAAAAAAAGGTTGATGTCCTTAATGAATATACGCATGTTGTAAGCGATAAAGGAAACATCGTGGCTCAAAAATTAATAGAGGAATATTTAGAAACCGATGACGTAGAGTGGAGAGGTATAGGTGTCATTCATGAAAGTGGATTAGTTCTTAAAGGGCAATATGCGCAATACGATGCAAAAAGGAAGTTTAATATTCCGTTAGGAGAACCAACACAAACAAATTGTCGCTGTGGTGAAGTGGTTCAGGGATTAATTGCTCCAGAAGCGTGTAGGTTCTTCAATAATGGCTGTACACCCACTCAGCCTCTTGGTCCTTGTATGGTCTCAAGCGAAGGAACTTGTGCAGCGCATTATCAATTCATGAAGGAAGTGTCACCTTGA
- a CDS encoding HypC/HybG/HupF family hydrogenase formation chaperone, with amino-acid sequence MCIAVPARVIEIEEQSALVDVMGSRMHIGIFFVPEVNVDDYVLLHAGQAMTIVDENFAKESIEEWRNIIDAENGTIY; translated from the coding sequence TTGTGTATAGCAGTACCTGCAAGAGTAATTGAAATTGAAGAGCAAAGTGCTTTAGTAGATGTGATGGGTTCACGCATGCATATCGGTATCTTTTTTGTTCCAGAGGTTAACGTTGATGACTATGTCTTACTCCATGCCGGACAAGCGATGACGATAGTAGATGAAAATTTCGCCAAAGAAAGTATTGAAGAGTGGAGGAATATTATAGATGCCGAAAATGGAACCATTTACTGA
- the hypF gene encoding carbamoyltransferase HypF, translating to MYKDKAIQIIVKEKVESTNWIPADAAICDHCFEEMEDPDNRRFQYPFISCRQCGPRYTVIDRLPYHRLNTTMKELPTCLECKVEYETPSNRRHHAQSICCPNCGPTITLFDQSGESLAENHSAITQTINLIKRGKIIAIKGIGGFHLACDAYQKKAVDQLRLRKKRPQKPLAIMVKSLEVARKLSYISSQEEELLTSPEKPIVLLRKKEGVLPSNLAPGLSTIGVMLPYTPLHHLLFKSNTLDCIVMTSANSSGLPILYRDDHLKYLQNIADYIMTHNREINIPIDDSVVQYDGIQKRYVRRARGFVPKSFHTTSNVDQIIALGGNQKNTFSIGKQDKIFMSAHVGDLENEEMINFFENHVHRSKKWLGIKGQYVAVDKHPRYVSNTIAPKINHNILSVQHHHAHHVSCMEDNGLKEPCLGIILDGTGYGNDGNIWGFEFLYGDAKSFKRLAHLQYTPLPGGEKAVQEPWRNAVGMLLYYWPEKGKELCMKLFPERVKEINIIEKMIAHQINTPLAGTCGRLFDAVSAILGICSTSTYEGEAAIKLSEYMNETELESIHDIYPFHLQTNIANELQLDLSPMIDQIIQDKIQQQSIPTIIKKFHNTLVTSCVQIILKLVENKPELNRTVVLSGGSFQNLYLVKEIQKGLQKEGFNVYPHKNVPCHDGGLSLGQIIIAAHKAENLRKDL from the coding sequence ATGTATAAAGACAAAGCCATTCAAATAATCGTGAAGGAAAAGGTAGAGTCTACTAATTGGATACCTGCCGACGCTGCGATTTGTGATCATTGTTTTGAAGAAATGGAAGATCCCGACAATCGTCGTTTTCAATATCCATTTATTAGTTGTCGTCAATGCGGACCGCGCTATACGGTGATTGATCGTCTACCATATCATCGATTAAATACGACGATGAAGGAATTACCTACGTGTCTCGAATGTAAAGTGGAGTATGAGACTCCCTCGAATCGGCGGCACCATGCTCAGTCGATTTGTTGTCCAAACTGTGGGCCAACCATTACGCTATTCGATCAAAGCGGGGAATCACTAGCTGAAAATCATTCAGCCATCACCCAAACAATTAATCTAATTAAACGAGGAAAGATTATTGCCATTAAAGGAATCGGTGGTTTCCATTTAGCTTGCGATGCTTACCAAAAAAAGGCAGTTGACCAATTAAGGCTTAGAAAGAAACGGCCACAAAAGCCGTTAGCAATCATGGTTAAGTCTTTAGAAGTGGCAAGAAAACTTAGTTATATTTCTAGCCAAGAGGAAGAACTGTTGACGAGTCCCGAAAAGCCGATTGTTCTATTAAGAAAAAAAGAAGGCGTCTTGCCATCAAATCTTGCTCCGGGTTTATCGACAATTGGCGTGATGCTTCCTTATACTCCACTACATCATCTTTTATTTAAGAGTAATACATTGGACTGCATCGTAATGACGAGTGCAAACTCATCTGGATTGCCCATTTTATATCGTGATGATCACTTAAAATACTTACAAAACATAGCTGACTATATCATGACCCATAACCGTGAAATTAACATTCCCATTGATGATTCAGTTGTACAATATGATGGAATTCAGAAAAGATATGTACGACGTGCGAGAGGATTTGTTCCAAAATCATTCCACACAACATCTAATGTCGACCAAATTATTGCCTTGGGAGGCAATCAAAAAAATACATTCTCCATCGGCAAACAGGATAAAATCTTCATGAGTGCTCACGTAGGTGATTTAGAAAACGAGGAAATGATTAATTTTTTTGAAAACCATGTCCATCGGTCCAAAAAATGGCTTGGAATAAAGGGACAATATGTGGCAGTCGACAAACATCCGCGATATGTATCTAATACGATTGCGCCAAAAATCAATCATAATATCCTATCCGTTCAACATCATCATGCACATCATGTGTCTTGCATGGAAGATAACGGTCTTAAAGAGCCGTGTTTAGGCATTATATTGGATGGCACTGGATATGGTAATGACGGTAACATCTGGGGATTTGAATTTCTATATGGAGATGCAAAGTCTTTTAAACGTTTGGCTCATCTTCAATATACGCCTCTGCCGGGCGGGGAAAAGGCTGTGCAAGAACCTTGGAGAAATGCAGTAGGGATGCTGCTTTATTACTGGCCAGAAAAGGGTAAAGAGTTATGTATGAAACTTTTTCCTGAGAGAGTCAAAGAAATAAATATTATAGAAAAAATGATAGCCCATCAGATAAATACACCTTTGGCTGGCACGTGCGGCCGCTTATTCGATGCTGTAAGCGCCATCTTAGGGATTTGCTCGACTTCAACGTATGAAGGGGAAGCAGCAATAAAATTATCCGAATACATGAATGAAACAGAACTTGAAAGTATCCATGATATTTACCCATTTCATTTACAAACAAACATTGCAAATGAACTTCAACTAGATTTATCTCCTATGATTGATCAAATCATTCAAGACAAAATTCAGCAACAATCTATTCCAACCATTATAAAGAAATTTCATAACACATTAGTTACCAGCTGTGTACAAATCATTTTAAAATTGGTGGAAAATAAACCGGAACTAAATCGAACGGTTGTACTGTCAGGAGGCTCTTTTCAAAATCTATATCTTGTTAAAGAGATTCAGAAAGGTCTTCAAAAAGAAGGGTTTAACGTTTATCCACATAAAAATGTCCCATGTCATGACGGGGGCTTATCTTTAGGGCAAATCATCATTGCCGCTCATAAGGCAGAAAACTTGCGAAAAGACTTGTGA
- the hypB gene encoding hydrogenase nickel incorporation protein HypB translates to MKVNLQEDVLKDLDLTAAFNREIFKENNILVINIMSSPGAGKTTLLEETIKALRNDFQMAVIEGDLATDLDAERIRSLGVESVQINTVGGCHLDARMITKTLNEFELDKIDILFIENIGNLVCPSGYDLGQEYKVVVLSVPEGNDKIPKYPVMFRRTDVTIVNKIDLLPYVSFNLEEAGKNLKEINPQAQLKALSAQTGEGMDAWIHWIKDAYHQCIKTKPFK, encoded by the coding sequence GTGAAAGTTAATCTTCAAGAAGATGTGTTAAAAGACTTAGACTTGACCGCTGCTTTTAATAGAGAAATATTCAAGGAAAATAATATTCTCGTGATTAACATTATGAGCTCCCCAGGGGCAGGGAAAACAACTTTACTTGAAGAGACAATTAAAGCGTTAAGAAACGATTTTCAGATGGCTGTAATAGAAGGTGATTTGGCAACGGATTTGGATGCTGAAAGGATACGTTCATTAGGAGTTGAATCGGTTCAAATAAATACAGTAGGCGGATGTCACCTTGATGCAAGGATGATTACGAAGACATTAAACGAATTTGAACTAGACAAGATTGATATTCTCTTTATCGAAAACATTGGAAATTTAGTTTGCCCATCAGGCTATGACTTAGGACAAGAATATAAAGTTGTGGTTTTAAGTGTCCCTGAAGGAAATGATAAAATTCCGAAGTATCCTGTGATGTTTAGACGGACAGATGTAACGATTGTGAATAAAATTGATCTCCTTCCTTATGTTTCTTTCAATTTAGAAGAAGCAGGAAAAAACCTAAAAGAAATTAATCCACAAGCGCAATTGAAGGCTTTATCCGCGCAAACGGGGGAAGGAATGGATGCATGGATTCATTGGATAAAGGACGCTTATCATCAATGTATAAAGACAAAGCCATTCAAATAA
- a CDS encoding hydrogenase maturation nickel metallochaperone HypA → MHEMSLMTEIIKIVSHDAQSHGFSKVDKIDVIVGDLSNVLPDALELAFFHFQRQGLGILDENTQLNLVREEAKAKCQTCLFEFVPDYRIALCPKCGLANCLLVSGETFRVESYEGSDEL, encoded by the coding sequence ATGCATGAGATGTCACTCATGACGGAGATTATTAAAATCGTGTCTCATGATGCTCAATCACATGGTTTTAGCAAAGTAGATAAAATTGATGTGATTGTTGGAGACTTATCAAATGTATTGCCTGATGCGCTGGAGTTAGCATTTTTTCACTTTCAACGACAAGGGTTAGGCATTCTTGATGAAAATACGCAATTAAATCTTGTACGCGAAGAGGCAAAAGCAAAATGTCAAACATGTCTGTTTGAATTTGTTCCGGACTATAGGATTGCACTGTGTCCTAAGTGCGGATTAGCAAATTGTTTACTCGTTTCGGGTGAAACATTCAGGGTTGAATCATACGAAGGAAGTGATGAACTGTGA
- a CDS encoding iron-sulfur cluster repair di-iron protein, ric, producing the protein MLKQLAFGEVWKSHFKTLAQYVPIVARVHGGSHPEFHKVHKLFEAISSKIKETDSKSLDLSKEFEGLREVTDNYTVPEDVCGSYQEVYRMLSEADQAYQAI; encoded by the coding sequence ATGTTAAAGCAACTAGCATTTGGAGAAGTGTGGAAAAGTCATTTTAAAACATTAGCTCAATATGTCCCGATAGTAGCAAGGGTTCATGGCGGCAGTCATCCAGAATTTCATAAAGTTCATAAATTATTTGAGGCAATCAGTAGTAAAATAAAGGAAACAGATTCGAAAAGCCTTGACCTGAGCAAGGAATTCGAAGGATTGCGTGAAGTTACAGATAATTACACAGTCCCTGAAGATGTATGTGGAAGTTATCAAGAAGTTTACAGAATGTTGTCTGAAGCAGATCAAGCATATCAAGCTATTTAG
- a CDS encoding AraC family transcriptional regulator: MLKSLNEALDYIESHLNGEIDYNELERITGTSDYHFRRMFSFLSGISLGEYVRNRKLSNATFDLLHEGMSVTETAFKYGYESVDGFSRAFRDWSGISPSEVKKNNTLKAFPKLSFQLTIQGGINMDYKIEKKESFKIVGVKKRVPIQFEGENQEIIELAKSITPEQRKKLHDYANMEPNQVVNASYNFEDGCMEEKGSLDHMIGLLTTKESDFDAFEVVEVPSLTWAIFSSKGEFPKVMQETWAKIASEWLPSSDYELVEAPNISFTGDLSDRNNVYSEIWFAVKKKREI; this comes from the coding sequence ATGCTAAAAAGTTTAAACGAGGCGCTAGATTATATTGAATCACATTTGAATGGTGAGATTGATTATAACGAATTAGAGCGAATTACAGGAACTTCTGATTATCATTTTAGAAGAATGTTTTCATTTCTTTCGGGCATTTCATTAGGGGAGTATGTCCGCAATAGGAAATTATCTAACGCTACTTTTGACTTACTACATGAAGGAATGAGTGTTACAGAAACGGCATTCAAATATGGTTATGAGTCTGTTGATGGATTCTCACGTGCCTTTCGAGATTGGTCGGGAATCAGCCCTTCAGAAGTCAAAAAGAATAATACACTCAAAGCATTTCCTAAGCTCTCCTTCCAACTAACGATTCAAGGAGGAATAAATATGGATTACAAAATTGAGAAAAAAGAATCATTTAAGATTGTCGGTGTAAAAAAGAGAGTTCCTATTCAATTTGAAGGTGAAAACCAAGAGATTATCGAGTTAGCCAAAAGCATTACACCAGAACAAAGAAAAAAGCTACATGATTATGCAAATATGGAGCCAAATCAAGTTGTGAATGCCTCATATAATTTTGAAGATGGCTGTATGGAGGAAAAAGGCAGTCTTGATCATATGATAGGCTTATTAACTACAAAAGAATCAGATTTTGATGCATTTGAAGTAGTAGAAGTCCCATCGCTAACTTGGGCAATATTCTCATCTAAAGGTGAATTCCCAAAGGTGATGCAAGAGACTTGGGCGAAAATAGCTTCAGAATGGCTTCCTTCTTCAGATTATGAATTAGTAGAAGCTCCTAATATTTCTTTTACAGGAGATTTGTCCGACAGAAATAATGTTTACAGTGAAATTTGGTTCGCTGTGAAGAAGAAAAGGGAAATTTAG
- a CDS encoding Msr family ABC-F type ribosomal protection protein, with product MEKVCFELENIEVTYLDRTVLEIERLAVHQFDRIGVVGKNGAGKSTLLKLLAGLIQPSRGSVHSLIDFAYFDQLTTPEIGEIDYELIGKLSIPETEVKNYSGGEQTRLKLAKMLSNYHEGLLIDEPTTHLDAEGTQFFVDELTYYYGALVLISHDRYVLDQLVTKIWEVEDGVVTEYTGNYSDYVNQKVVEKKRQQEQHESYVKEKIRLTKAAEEKMKRAAKITQASGRIQDTKVKGNRMFETKSKGTSQKSVQRAAKALEKRVEQLEEVKAPEEHQIICFHQSEAFQLHNPFPIMADRINLKAGDKPLFEEASFQFPLGKTIAITGKNGAGKTTFLQHILQHGEGLTISPKAVIGSYEQMDYQFTKDETVLAYMKDKSDHPESRIRAVLHAMNIKGNDLKKNVRDLSGGQAIRLVLCQLFLGRYNILILDEPTNFLDIYSIEALERFLEGYEGTVILVSHDWTFIEKVADCVYSIENRKLVLRS from the coding sequence ATGGAAAAAGTATGTTTTGAATTGGAAAATATAGAGGTAACTTATTTAGATAGAACTGTCTTAGAGATTGAACGTTTAGCGGTCCACCAGTTTGACCGAATCGGCGTTGTTGGCAAAAATGGAGCAGGTAAAAGTACATTATTAAAATTATTAGCAGGTTTGATTCAGCCGTCAAGAGGAAGCGTGCATAGTCTTATAGATTTTGCTTATTTTGATCAATTAACAACACCAGAAATAGGGGAGATAGACTATGAGTTAATCGGAAAGTTGTCTATCCCAGAAACAGAAGTTAAAAATTATAGCGGCGGAGAGCAGACGAGACTTAAATTAGCTAAAATGTTGTCAAACTATCATGAAGGGTTGCTTATTGATGAACCGACCACTCATCTTGATGCAGAGGGGACTCAATTCTTCGTTGATGAATTAACTTATTATTATGGTGCACTTGTGCTAATTAGTCATGACCGCTATGTGCTGGACCAGCTAGTGACGAAAATTTGGGAAGTGGAAGATGGCGTTGTTACGGAGTATACAGGCAACTACTCTGATTATGTTAATCAAAAAGTAGTTGAGAAGAAAAGGCAACAGGAACAGCATGAAAGTTACGTGAAAGAAAAGATACGTCTGACGAAGGCTGCGGAAGAGAAAATGAAAAGAGCTGCTAAAATCACTCAGGCGAGCGGACGTATCCAGGATACAAAAGTAAAAGGGAATAGAATGTTTGAGACGAAATCAAAAGGAACGAGTCAAAAGTCTGTACAACGGGCAGCAAAGGCCCTTGAGAAAAGAGTGGAGCAACTTGAAGAAGTGAAAGCGCCGGAAGAGCATCAAATCATTTGTTTTCATCAGTCAGAAGCATTTCAATTGCATAATCCTTTTCCAATAATGGCAGACCGTATTAATTTAAAAGCTGGGGATAAACCATTATTTGAAGAAGCAAGTTTTCAATTCCCATTAGGTAAAACCATTGCAATTACCGGCAAGAATGGTGCAGGCAAAACAACTTTTCTCCAACACATTTTACAACATGGTGAAGGACTGACAATCTCACCTAAAGCTGTCATAGGCTCATATGAACAAATGGATTATCAATTCACGAAGGATGAAACAGTTTTAGCGTATATGAAGGATAAAAGTGACCATCCTGAAAGTCGAATTCGTGCTGTCCTACACGCTATGAATATTAAAGGAAATGATCTGAAAAAGAATGTCCGTGATCTTAGCGGCGGCCAGGCTATTCGACTCGTATTGTGTCAGCTATTTTTAGGAAGATATAATATATTAATATTGGATGAGCCAACAAACTTTTTGGATATTTATAGCATTGAAGCGTTAGAACGCTTTTTAGAAGGATATGAAGGCACAGTCATACTTGTATCTCATGATTGGACTTTTATCGAGAAGGTTGCAGATTGTGTATATAGCATTGAAAATCGAAAACTCGTTTTAAGAAGTTAA
- a CDS encoding erythromycin resistance leader peptide produces MTHAMRLRFPILNQ; encoded by the coding sequence ATGACACATGCAATGAGACTACGCTTCCCAATTTTGAACCAGTAA
- a CDS encoding DMT family transporter — translation MTKRNAKDVRKGIGLGATSAIAWGVDTVIIGVIIASSPFKEATLLAPIIAAFMHDFFSSIWISLLMIIRGQFINVLKLLKTKSGAILMLGALSGGPLAMSFYFLGIQYAGVTYAASIASIFPGIGAVLAFFFLKEKMNKRTWSGVVLSIIGVIILAYVPTKMDAASNFFIGILFSLGAAIFWGLEGVISAWGMRGKDVEPLYAINIRQITSAFSYGIVIVPFLHGYPLVFEATTTSIVWVIAIAGFLGTANYSLYYSSINLIGAARGQSLNNTYVFWAIVTEILFIGTPINLQFIIGAIIVLFGSILVSGNIKK, via the coding sequence ATGACTAAAAGAAATGCTAAAGATGTCAGAAAGGGTATAGGTTTAGGCGCAACATCTGCTATTGCATGGGGTGTTGATACAGTAATTATTGGTGTGATTATTGCAAGTTCACCATTTAAAGAAGCTACGCTGTTGGCACCAATTATCGCTGCATTCATGCATGACTTTTTCTCTTCGATTTGGATTTCTTTGCTTATGATTATTAGAGGGCAATTTATAAACGTTTTAAAGTTATTGAAAACAAAAAGCGGTGCGATCTTAATGTTAGGCGCATTATCAGGCGGCCCTTTAGCCATGAGCTTTTATTTTCTCGGCATTCAATACGCAGGCGTTACGTATGCCGCAAGTATTGCATCCATATTCCCTGGAATTGGTGCCGTACTGGCATTCTTTTTTCTAAAAGAGAAAATGAATAAAAGAACATGGTCCGGCGTTGTTTTAAGCATTATCGGAGTCATTATATTGGCCTATGTGCCGACAAAAATGGATGCAGCAAGCAATTTCTTCATAGGTATACTGTTCTCATTGGGCGCTGCAATATTCTGGGGACTTGAAGGTGTCATTAGCGCCTGGGGGATGAGGGGAAAAGATGTTGAACCCTTATATGCCATTAATATTAGGCAAATCACTTCAGCGTTCAGTTATGGCATAGTAATTGTACCGTTTCTTCACGGCTACCCTTTAGTATTTGAAGCAACTACCACTAGCATCGTTTGGGTAATCGCCATTGCTGGTTTTTTAGGAACCGCAAATTACTCATTATACTATTCGTCAATTAATTTAATCGGTGCAGCAAGGGGGCAATCTTTGAATAATACGTATGTATTTTGGGCGATTGTGACCGAAATTTTATTTATCGGTACGCCGATTAATTTACAATTTATCATCGGTGCCATCATCGTATTATTCGGTTCAATCCTTGTTTCGGGGAATATTAAAAAATAA